Within Myxococcaceae bacterium, the genomic segment CATGGTGGCTGATCATCGTATGCCGCGCGATGGCCGCTTTATTGAGCAAGTTGGATACTACGATCCCAGAGCTGAAAAGGCTCCTATCAGTCTCAAAATGGATCGGATTGAACACTGGCAGAAATTGGGAGCAAAACCTTCTGACACAGTTGGGAACCTGATTAAGCGTTTTCGAGCCATCCAGCCTGCTGCTTAAACTGTGAAAGAACTTGTGCATTATCTCGTAACTTCTTTGGTGGAACACCCAGAAGAAGTTCAGATAGAAGAAAAGCAGTCAGAACAAGATACGACCTATGCTATTCATGTTTCCCGCGCTGATTTAGGGAAGGTCATTGGCAAAAAAGGCCGAACAGCAAAAGCCATGCGCATTTTGATTTCTGCTTTTGCTGCGCATCAAAATCGTGTGATTGGCTTAGAGATAGTGGAGCCTCCTGTTGAGCAAAAATCCGATGAATCCGTTGCCGCCTGATTGGGTCTGTCTAGGAAAAGTCGGACGAGCTCACGGTATTGAAGGGGCTCTTATTTGCCGCCTCTTTCATCCAGATGGGGAAGTTCTTCGACCCGGCATCGAGCTTGCTTTGGTGCAAAGGGAAGTTCGTTACTTGAGTATTGAACAGATTCTACCGGGAGCTCGTGTGCGTCTGCGGTCGATTGACACTCGCACTCAGGCAGAGCAGCTGGTCAACTCTGAAATATGGGTTCGTCGGACGGATTTTCCCGATTTAGCTCAAGATGAGATTTACTTGGCAGATCTCGTGGGATTTTCAGCCTTGAATCTCGAAGGAAAGATCTTGGGTGTTGTCTCGGGATTTAGCGATAATCGCGCGCAAACCCTTGTGGAATTGAATGGTAGCTTTTTGGTGCCTTTCGTAAAGCCAATTCTGTGTTCAGTGGATGAAAAAACGCGGACCATTTTTTTAGATTATTCGGATGAAGTTTAGTTTAGTCGCGCTATTTCCAGAATCAACGCGTTCGATTTTGAACTCTTCCATGATAGCTCGGGCTCAACGGCAAGGTTTAGTCGATGTTGAAGAAGTTCCAATCCGAGATTTTGCCAAAGACAAGCATAAAACGGTTGATGATGCTCCTTGCGGGGGCGGAGCAGGTCAGATTTTGCGTGTGGACGTTGTTGTTTCGGCTTTACGTTCCGTGTTACAAGAAGGCACATCGACACGCATTATCTTAACGGATCCTGCTGGGAAGCAATTTAAGCAAGCCGACGCAAAACGCCTGGCTTCCTATGAGCACTTGGTGTTTGTTTGTGGGCGCTACGAAGGAATTGATGCTCGTATTCAGCATTATGTGGATGAGTCCTTGTCTATTGGAGACTACGTGCTGACTGGGGGAGAGCTTGCTGCTTTAGTCATGATCGATGCCACGCTTCGGCATATTCCAGGTGTCTTGGGAAATCCAGAATCGCTCTTGGAAGAATCGCATACCGAAGGCATTGCGAAAGAATACCCTCAGTATACCAAGCCGATTGAGTTTGAAGAACATCGAGTGCCTGAGGTTTTGCTGTCTGGAAATCATGCATTGATTCAGGCATTTCGATCGGATCGCAGTCACAGCGAGTAGACTTCGCACCTGTTTGAATAGGTGTGCGTTTCATGGCAACAAGAATGCATGCAAGCGTATTTGGATTTCCTTCAGCACATTCTTTTGAACGGCCAAACCAAAGAGGATCGAACTGGAGTCGGAACACGCAGTGTGTTCGGTTATCAAATGCGTTTCGATTTGAGCCTTGGGTTTCCTTTGGTCACGACCAAGCAAGTTCATGCGAAGTCAATCGTTCATGAGCTTCTTTGGTTTTTAAAGGGCGAGACCAATATTGCTTACTTGCAAGATAACGGTATCCGAATTTGGAACGAATGGGCGGATAGCCACGGAAATCTGGGGCCTATTTACGGTCATCAATGGCGGAATTTTGGAGGCGTAGATCAGATTGCCTGGCTGATTCATGAAATTAAGACCAATCCCAATTCGAGAAGGCTTATTGTTTCTTCTTGGAATCCTCCCGATTTGCCCAAAATGGCCTTAGCGCCTTGTCACACGCTTTTTCAGTTTTACGTTTGCGAGGGCAAGCTTTCTTGCCAGCTTTATCAACGAAGCGGCGATGCTTTCTTAGGGGTTCCATTTAACATTGCATCTTATGCATTGTTGACGCATTTGGTTGCTCAAGTTTGCGATCTTCAGGTTGGAGAGTATATTCATACCTTTGGAGATGCGCATATTTACTCCAATCATTTCGAGCCAGTGCAGATCCAATTAGCTCGAGCGCCATTGCCGTTGCCTGCATTGAAGCTCAATGCCGCAGTGAAAGATATTTTTGCTTTTCAGTTTGAAGATATCGAAATCCTAAGCTATCAGCATCATCCACGGCTATCGGCTCCGGTAGCGATATGAAAAAAATCACTCTCATTGCTGCGATGGATAAAAACCGCGTCATCGGTTTTCAAGGAAGTCTTCCTTGGCGATTGATGTCCGAACTTCAGCACTTTAAAGAAAAAACACTGGGTAAGCCTGTGATCATGGGCCGAAAAACCTTTGAATCTTTAGGGGGAAAGACTCTGGTTGGCCGAGAGATTCGGGTGGTATCCCATCGGGGTTTGTCCTTAGAAGCTGCGCTTCAATCTAAGTGTGAAGCACCTGAGCTGATGATTGCTGGAGGAGGAGAAATATTTCGAGCTGCTTTGCCGTTTGCAACCCATATGATCTTATCAACGGTTGAGGGAGAATACCCTGGAGACGTTTTCTTTCCTGATTTTTTAGCTTCGGAATGGAATCTCGATCGGGAAGAGCCACGAGAAGGTTTTTGTGTGAGATATTATTCCCGCAGATAAAACCCTCCGGGACTCTTGTTAACCCGAAAGAGAAAAATTTTGCCAATGCTTGTGCTAGCCGAGTTTCGCAACTGCCGCTAAGAGCAAAAGAGCCACAATATTGGCGATCTTGATCATTGGATTAATCGCAGGTCCTGCTGTGTCTTTATACGGATCGCCTACGGTATCGCCGGTAACGGCCGCTTTGTGAGCTTCCGATCCTTTGCCTCCGAAGAAACCTTCTTCAATGTACTTCTTAGCGTTATCCCATGCGCCTCCACCGGAAGTCATGGAAAGCCCAACAAAGAGTCCTGTGACCACAAGCCCCAAGAGCATTGAGCCCAGGGTGACTAGCGCTTCGCGCTGACCGACAGCACCCCACATGGCAAAGAACACCAGAACCGGAGCGACAACCGGCAGCAAGCTTGGCAAGATCATTTCATGAATGGCTTTTTTGGTCAAAATATCGACTGCTTTACCGTAATCCGGTTTTCCAGTTCCATCCATGATGCCTGGGATTTCTTTAAACTGTCGACGGACTTCCAGAACAACCGACTGGGCAGCTCGACCAACTGCCATCATGCTCATCGCACCAAACAAGTAAGGCAGCAGACCGCCTAAGAACAGGCCAATCATGACATAAGCATCTTCCAGCGAAAACGAAAGTGTGTGCTGAGGAAAGTAATAGCGAGCATCTTCAATAAATGCTGCAAATAGAACCAACGAAGCAAAACCCGCCGAACCAATCGCATAGCCTTTGGTCACCGCTTTGGTGGTGTTTCCAACCGCGTCCAAAGCATCCGTCGTTTTTCGGACTTCCGGAGGCATGTTGGACATTTCGGCAATTCCGCCTGCGTTATCAGTGACTGGACCGTAGGCATCGAGAGCGACAATCATTCCGGCAACTGCGAGCATGGTGGTGGCTGCTATGGCGATACCGAATAATCCAGCGTTTTGATAAGAAACCAAAATACCTGCGCAAATCACAAGAGCGGGCAGGGCAGTTGCTTCCATGGAAACGGCAATCCCTTGAATGATGTTCGTACCGTGGCCGGTGACCGAGCTTTCAGCAATGCTTCGAACTGGGCGATAGTTCGTCATCGTGTAGTATTCGGTAATGCGCATGATAAGCCCGGTGACAACCAAACCGGTCAAGCAGCAATAGAACAAATTGAGCCCGGTGAAAGTGCCATGAGTGGTTGTCAAAACAGTATCCAGGCCTAACCAGCACTGGCAGATGAGAGCGATGGCAATCGCTGAGGTGACTGCGGTCACTGCGAAGCCTTTGTAGAGGGCACCCATGATGTTTTGAGAACGACCAAGTTTGACAAAAAAGGTTCCTAAAATGGAGGTTAACAAGCAAGCGCCGCCGATGATCATGGGGAAAGCCATCATCCATTCCATTTGGTCGCCGCTAAAGTAAGTTCCCGCCAACAACATCGTTCCTACCAAAGTCACCACATAGGTTTCAAAGAGATCCGCTGCCATACCCGCGCAGTCTCCCACGTTGTCTCCCACGTTGTCTGCGATGACCGCTGGGTTTCGAGGGTCATCTTCTGGAATTCCTGCTTCTACTTTCCCCACCATATCGGCTCCGACGTCTGCACCTTTGGTGAAGATTCCTCCGCCTAGTCGAGCAAAAATAGAGATTAAAGAAGCGCCAAAGCTCAAAGCGACCAAAGCCTCTAAAAGTGTACGGGTTTCAAGCTCGTAGGAGCGCAGGACCATGTAGTATCCCGTGATTCCTAGAATTCCCAGGGCAACGACCAGCAAGCCGGTAATGGCTCCCGATTTAAAAGCAATATCCAAAGCCGGTTGCAGGCCTTTTCGCGCTGCTTCGGCGGTTCGGACATTGGCCCGCACAGACAAATTCATGCCGACGTAACCAGCAATGCCCGATAAAATAGCACCTATTAAAAATCCAATACCAGCATAAAGACCTAACAGGGCGTAGATGGCAATGAATAGGATCGATCCAATCAGAGCAATCATTTGATATTGACGATTGAGATAAGCTTTTGCGCCTTCTTGAATGGCGAGGGCAATTTTTTGCATGGCTTCATTGCCCATGGGAGCCGCAAGAATCGATCGAACCATCAACAAGGCGTAAAAGACGGCAAGCGCCCCGCAGCCCAAAACCAGGGTATAGGTATTCATCATAGTGGCTGATGATTAATCATTTTAGCTAATGGCTGTCAAGTAAAGCTAATTTTAATTTGGATTCGAATAACTAGCTCCTGGATTGTGTTATTTTTTCGACATGGGTAACTTGATAGACCTTCTGCTTCAGGGCAATCTTGGTGAGCTCTTTAAGCGCTACTCGGATATCTGTTTAGCATTTTTAGTCGTGACGGTCATGACCCTGCTCATTGTGCCTGTTCCAACTTTTCTCATCGATTTGCTCATCTGCACCAATATTTCTATTGCCTTAACCATGCTTTTGGTGGCTCTCTATGTTTCCGATGCGCTGCATTTGTCTTCGTTTCCAACGATTTTGCTCGTAACAACTTTATTTCGTTTAGGGATTAACGTCGCAACCGCGCGACGCATTCTGCTCGATGCGGATGCAGGAACGGTGATTACGGCTTTTGGTGAGTTTACGGTGCAAGGGAACTTCATCGTGGGTGTCGTGATGTTTCTTTTATTGATGCTGATCAATATGCTGGTGATTGCCAAAGGCTCGGAACGTGTCGCAGAAGTGGCCGCACGATTCACCTTAGACGCTATGCCTGGCAAGCAAATGAGCATTGACGCGGATTTGCGAAACGGTTCGATTGATCTGGATACAGCGCGTAAAAAACGCATGGATCTGGGCCGAGAGAGTCAACTTTTCGGCGCCATGGACGGTGCCATGAAGTTTGTGAAAGGAGACGTTATTGCCGGGATTATTATCTTCATTCTGAATATCGTCGCAGGCATGAGCGTTGGTGTCCTGCAAAAGGGCATGACGGTGAATGAAGCCATCGAAACCTACTCGATTCTTTCCATTGGTGATGGACTGGTGAGCATTATACCCGCTTTGCTTATGTCGGTGTGCGCAGGCTTAATTGTGACACGCGTCAACTCTGGCGCCGAAGATTCCAATTTGGGTCAAGATATTGCGAATCAAGTTTTGGCTCAGCCCAAGGCCTTTGCCATTGCTTCTGCGTTTATTACCCTGGTTGGGCAAGTGCCCGGTTTGCCTCGTATTCCGTTCACGATTATAGGGCTTACGGTCGGTGGGATTGCGTACGCGCTATTTCGTGCACAGCAGCCTTCTTACGCGGGGGCTGTGGGTGCATCCATGGCAGATATGGAGCAAATTGTCTCCAAACGGGAGCAAAAGCTTGAAAAAGAGAAGAAAACAGCTTTGCAAAAAGCGAAGGCGCAAGAAGGCAATACCGCCAAAATGATGCCCGTTGTGACTCCCATTTCCCTGGAAGTCGCATCCGATCTGGTTCCGTTGGTCGATGACAGCTCAAACTTTTTGGCCGAGTTGATTCCCACGATGCGGGATGGTTTGTTTTACGAGCTAGGGATTCGATTTCCTGGAATCCGGGTACGCGGGAGCGATGCTTCCAGTGGGCCGGGGACTTATGTGGTTGCTATCAATGAGATCCCGGTAGCTGTGAATACGGTCGATTCCAGGATGTGCTTGGTCAATGATACACCCGATCGATTGAAACTGTTGGGAATCCAAGCAACGATAGCGGTGAACCCAGCTAATGGAGTGCCTTGTTCCTGGATGCCGAACGCTAAACAGGCATTGGCAGAACAGGCGGGTCTGACAACCTGGGACGCGGCGAGTTACATGGTCCTTCACCTTTCAGCTTCACTTCGAAAGCAAGCCGCTGATTTCGTTGGCATCCAAGAAGTTCAAAATATGCTGGACCAATTGGAACAAGCTTTCCCGGCTTTGGTGAAAGAAGTCATCCCCAAGGCGGTGAATCTATTTCAATTAACAGAGATTTTGAAGCGCCTGGTGGAAGAAGAAATCTCCATTCGAGATTTGAAAACCATCTTGCAGGCTTTGGCTGAATGGGGGCCTCACGAAAGCGATCCCGTACTCCTAACCGAGCAAGTAAGAATTTCGATGAAGCGTTATATGAGTCATAAGTTTACCGGAGGGCAACACACACTGGTTGTCTATCTGTTGGAGCCACAGCTGGAAGAAACGGTGAGTGCCGGAATTCAACATGGCTCTGCTGGAGGTTATTTGGCATTGGAACCCGAAGTCACAAACGATATCTTGACAGCCATTCGAAAAGAGATTTCAAATTTGCCTGCCACCGCGCAGCAACCCGTCATTTTGACTCCTCAAGAAATCCGGCGGTATTTTAGAAAATTGGTTGAGATTGAATTTCCGCATCTGGCGGTATTGAGTTATCAAGAATTGAGCTCGGATATCAATATTCAACCGATTGCTCGGATTGGCCTGGGCTAGAGACGATTGCCAAGTTGGGTATCTTGAACTAGATTGGGTGGAAACCATGAAATATTTTGTACTCACGCTGCTTTTCGCTGGGTCTTTGTTCGCAGAGCCGGAAGTTCGGATTATGATTGAATCTTCAGCCAAACTTCTGAAGATTGGTAGCGATACATTGACTCCTGGCAAAACAGGAATCGTTTTGAATGGAAAAGAAAGAGGTACTTACTCCCACAAGATAGAAGGTGAGCTTCTTTCCTATCAAGGACGGCAATTTAGAAATCATTTGGAAGTCAGGCAATCCAACCATAAACTGACACTGACGCATACTTTGCCGATGGAAGCTTATATCACAGGCGTTATTTCCAGCGAACTCCCAAACTCTTGGCCGCTGGAAGTTTTGAAAGCTCAGGCAATTGCAGCTCGAACTTATGCGATTTGGCAGATGTATCGCAAAGAGCATTTGGAATCGAGTGTTCTTGACCAGGTTTATCACGGTGTGCACCGCGAACACGCATTGGCCAAGCAGGCCGTGGAAGAGACTGCTGGCCAGGTACTCACGTACGACTCGAA encodes:
- the rpsP gene encoding 30S ribosomal protein S16 — encoded protein: MVVIRLSRRGAKNRPFYGVMVADHRMPRDGRFIEQVGYYDPRAEKAPISLKMDRIEHWQKLGAKPSDTVGNLIKRFRAIQPAA
- a CDS encoding KH domain-containing protein codes for the protein MHYLVTSLVEHPEEVQIEEKQSEQDTTYAIHVSRADLGKVIGKKGRTAKAMRILISAFAAHQNRVIGLEIVEPPVEQKSDESVAA
- the rimM gene encoding 16S rRNA processing protein RimM, with product MNPLPPDWVCLGKVGRAHGIEGALICRLFHPDGEVLRPGIELALVQREVRYLSIEQILPGARVRLRSIDTRTQAEQLVNSEIWVRRTDFPDLAQDEIYLADLVGFSALNLEGKILGVVSGFSDNRAQTLVELNGSFLVPFVKPILCSVDEKTRTIFLDYSDEV
- the trmD gene encoding tRNA (guanosine(37)-N1)-methyltransferase TrmD — translated: MKFSLVALFPESTRSILNSSMIARAQRQGLVDVEEVPIRDFAKDKHKTVDDAPCGGGAGQILRVDVVVSALRSVLQEGTSTRIILTDPAGKQFKQADAKRLASYEHLVFVCGRYEGIDARIQHYVDESLSIGDYVLTGGELAALVMIDATLRHIPGVLGNPESLLEESHTEGIAKEYPQYTKPIEFEEHRVPEVLLSGNHALIQAFRSDRSHSE
- a CDS encoding thymidylate synthase → MQAYLDFLQHILLNGQTKEDRTGVGTRSVFGYQMRFDLSLGFPLVTTKQVHAKSIVHELLWFLKGETNIAYLQDNGIRIWNEWADSHGNLGPIYGHQWRNFGGVDQIAWLIHEIKTNPNSRRLIVSSWNPPDLPKMALAPCHTLFQFYVCEGKLSCQLYQRSGDAFLGVPFNIASYALLTHLVAQVCDLQVGEYIHTFGDAHIYSNHFEPVQIQLARAPLPLPALKLNAAVKDIFAFQFEDIEILSYQHHPRLSAPVAI
- a CDS encoding dihydrofolate reductase; this translates as MKKITLIAAMDKNRVIGFQGSLPWRLMSELQHFKEKTLGKPVIMGRKTFESLGGKTLVGREIRVVSHRGLSLEAALQSKCEAPELMIAGGGEIFRAALPFATHMILSTVEGEYPGDVFFPDFLASEWNLDREEPREGFCVRYYSRR
- a CDS encoding sodium-translocating pyrophosphatase → MMNTYTLVLGCGALAVFYALLMVRSILAAPMGNEAMQKIALAIQEGAKAYLNRQYQMIALIGSILFIAIYALLGLYAGIGFLIGAILSGIAGYVGMNLSVRANVRTAEAARKGLQPALDIAFKSGAITGLLVVALGILGITGYYMVLRSYELETRTLLEALVALSFGASLISIFARLGGGIFTKGADVGADMVGKVEAGIPEDDPRNPAVIADNVGDNVGDCAGMAADLFETYVVTLVGTMLLAGTYFSGDQMEWMMAFPMIIGGACLLTSILGTFFVKLGRSQNIMGALYKGFAVTAVTSAIAIALICQCWLGLDTVLTTTHGTFTGLNLFYCCLTGLVVTGLIMRITEYYTMTNYRPVRSIAESSVTGHGTNIIQGIAVSMEATALPALVICAGILVSYQNAGLFGIAIAATTMLAVAGMIVALDAYGPVTDNAGGIAEMSNMPPEVRKTTDALDAVGNTTKAVTKGYAIGSAGFASLVLFAAFIEDARYYFPQHTLSFSLEDAYVMIGLFLGGLLPYLFGAMSMMAVGRAAQSVVLEVRRQFKEIPGIMDGTGKPDYGKAVDILTKKAIHEMILPSLLPVVAPVLVFFAMWGAVGQREALVTLGSMLLGLVVTGLFVGLSMTSGGGAWDNAKKYIEEGFFGGKGSEAHKAAVTGDTVGDPYKDTAGPAINPMIKIANIVALLLLAAVAKLG
- the sctV gene encoding type III secretion system export apparatus subunit SctV, with amino-acid sequence MGNLIDLLLQGNLGELFKRYSDICLAFLVVTVMTLLIVPVPTFLIDLLICTNISIALTMLLVALYVSDALHLSSFPTILLVTTLFRLGINVATARRILLDADAGTVITAFGEFTVQGNFIVGVVMFLLLMLINMLVIAKGSERVAEVAARFTLDAMPGKQMSIDADLRNGSIDLDTARKKRMDLGRESQLFGAMDGAMKFVKGDVIAGIIIFILNIVAGMSVGVLQKGMTVNEAIETYSILSIGDGLVSIIPALLMSVCAGLIVTRVNSGAEDSNLGQDIANQVLAQPKAFAIASAFITLVGQVPGLPRIPFTIIGLTVGGIAYALFRAQQPSYAGAVGASMADMEQIVSKREQKLEKEKKTALQKAKAQEGNTAKMMPVVTPISLEVASDLVPLVDDSSNFLAELIPTMRDGLFYELGIRFPGIRVRGSDASSGPGTYVVAINEIPVAVNTVDSRMCLVNDTPDRLKLLGIQATIAVNPANGVPCSWMPNAKQALAEQAGLTTWDAASYMVLHLSASLRKQAADFVGIQEVQNMLDQLEQAFPALVKEVIPKAVNLFQLTEILKRLVEEEISIRDLKTILQALAEWGPHESDPVLLTEQVRISMKRYMSHKFTGGQHTLVVYLLEPQLEETVSAGIQHGSAGGYLALEPEVTNDILTAIRKEISNLPATAQQPVILTPQEIRRYFRKLVEIEFPHLAVLSYQELSSDINIQPIARIGLG
- a CDS encoding SpoIID/LytB domain-containing protein, translated to MKYFVLTLLFAGSLFAEPEVRIMIESSAKLLKIGSDTLTPGKTGIVLNGKERGTYSHKIEGELLSYQGRQFRNHLEVRQSNHKLTLTHTLPMEAYITGVISSELPNSWPLEVLKAQAIAARTYAIWQMYRKEHLESSVLDQVYHGVHREHALAKQAVEETAGQVLTYDSKPAHTYFHACCGGHTASSLEVFGSDESYLQGVECRYCRSAPTFRWSYSLSRSELDKKLGSKIKDLQAFGETQSGRIKSFRFKSKPQLPDMKGTDFRRAIGYNALRSTLITKTSFGWRQAEFKGRGHGHGVGMCQWGALGMAKLGKEAKEILELYYPGTEVRKLY